One region of Limnospira fusiformis SAG 85.79 genomic DNA includes:
- a CDS encoding DUF561 domain-containing protein has translation MTMINSTLQQAFNRGQGLKVISGLMNFHRPNVVAVVKAATQGGATFVDIAADPELVAIARDLTHLPICVSAVEPEKFLPCVEAGADLIEIGNFDAFYAQGRRFEAPEVLQLTRQTRSLLPEITLSVTVPHILELDQQVQLAIDLVEAGADIIQTEGGTSANPVHPGTLGLIEKAAPTLAAAREISRAVSVPVLCASGISSVTAPLAIAAGAAGVGVGSAINRLDNELAMIAAVRSLVEALATVNTARIYQS, from the coding sequence ATGACAATGATCAACTCTACTCTACAGCAAGCCTTTAACCGAGGCCAAGGGCTGAAAGTAATTAGCGGTTTAATGAATTTCCATCGCCCCAATGTGGTGGCGGTGGTGAAAGCAGCAACTCAAGGCGGCGCGACCTTTGTAGATATTGCCGCTGACCCGGAATTAGTGGCGATCGCGCGTGATTTGACCCATTTACCTATTTGTGTGTCAGCCGTAGAACCAGAAAAGTTCCTCCCCTGTGTGGAAGCTGGCGCTGATCTGATTGAAATTGGGAATTTTGATGCTTTCTACGCCCAAGGACGGCGCTTTGAAGCCCCCGAAGTGTTGCAGTTGACCCGTCAAACTCGATCGCTACTTCCTGAGATTACCCTATCCGTAACAGTTCCCCATATTTTGGAACTGGATCAACAAGTCCAATTAGCCATAGACTTAGTGGAAGCTGGGGCGGATATTATCCAAACAGAAGGGGGAACTAGCGCTAACCCTGTGCATCCCGGAACTTTAGGATTGATTGAAAAGGCTGCGCCTACCCTAGCCGCCGCCCGGGAAATTTCCCGCGCCGTATCGGTTCCAGTATTATGCGCTTCTGGAATTTCTAGTGTAACAGCACCTTTGGCGATCGCCGCCGGTGCTGCCGGTGTCGGTGTCGGTTCAGCTATCAACCGCCTCGATAATGAATTAGCAATGATTGCAGCGGTTCGTAGTCTCGTGGAAGCATTAGCCACCGTGAATACTGCCCGGATTTATCAGTCTTAG